Proteins from a single region of Mucilaginibacter daejeonensis:
- a CDS encoding response regulator transcription factor: MKDLPKRIMIADDDPGIVDAVEMILDLHGYEVSSTYNGNDVLELDDQLPDLLLLDIWMSGCDGRTICKALKANDDTRHMPVLMLSASTDIKGSAMEAGADDFLAKPFEMKELVNKINNLLQEQRSMA; this comes from the coding sequence ACGATCCGGGTATCGTTGATGCGGTCGAGATGATCCTCGATCTACATGGCTACGAGGTATCAAGTACATACAACGGTAATGATGTGCTCGAACTGGATGATCAACTCCCCGACCTGCTGCTCCTGGATATATGGATGTCGGGCTGCGATGGTCGCACCATTTGCAAAGCACTAAAGGCCAATGACGATACACGGCACATGCCTGTGCTCATGTTATCGGCCAGTACCGATATCAAAGGCTCGGCCATGGAGGCAGGCGCTGATGATTTTTTAGCAAAGCCATTCGAAATGAAAGAGTTGGTGAATAAGATCAACAACTTATTGCAAGAACAACGCTCGATGGCTTAG
- a CDS encoding response regulator, whose translation MLKKILVLDDNMDILEIVHEVLTYERFEVKSTSTSVNIVALAESYLPDLIILDYKLLDANGGDICRMFKSHKVLHRIPVIIFSAYSTNVDFYSFGCDAVIAKPFDIDDLIGTVNKCLELAA comes from the coding sequence ATGCTTAAAAAGATATTAGTACTTGATGACAATATGGACATCCTCGAGATCGTGCACGAGGTGCTCACCTATGAGCGCTTCGAAGTAAAAAGCACGTCGACGAGTGTGAACATCGTTGCATTGGCCGAGTCGTACTTACCTGATCTGATCATTTTGGATTACAAGCTGCTTGACGCTAACGGTGGTGACATTTGCCGTATGTTCAAATCGCACAAGGTGCTGCACAGGATACCGGTCATCATCTTTTCGGCTTACAGTACCAATGTTGATTTTTACAGCTTTGGCTGCGATGCCGTGATCGCCAAACCATTTGACATTGATGACCTGATCGGCACGGTGAATAAATGCCTTGAACTCGCGGCCTGA
- a CDS encoding alpha-amylase family glycosyl hydrolase: MASTPDHKLIIYQLLPRLFGNTNTNNKFYGSIEENGCGKFNDITCTALKAIKDMGFTHIWYTGVIEHATMTDHTAYGIKRDDPDVVKGRAGSPYAIKDFYDVAPDLAVSIPDRMAEFEALIARTHQQGMKVLIDLVPNHVARTYASDVKPDGVRDIGEDDDVTKAFSPTNDLYYIPGQRFTVPQGYDPGGPEFVDPLKDGQFDEYPAKGTGDDVFTPSPSVNNWFETVKLNYGVDFNGGYHCHFDPVPPLWNKILHILSYWADKGVEGFRCDMVEYVPTEFWAWLIPQMKERYPGIIFIGEAYRTGEYRNYLFHGQFDYLYDKVGLYDALKRLIRDEHGASTWQINAVWNHDSQGIDERMLRFLENHDEQRIASPYFAGDAWLAIPAMIVTATLNTGPVMIYFGQEVGEPAAGAQGFSGDDGRTSIFDYCPVPEHQKWLNDGQCDGGRLSEDQQQLRSFYRTLLNVTTKHEAITHGSFYELMMANEREWGFDDKLYLYLRYTDQQRLLIAVNFSRHERNFNIRIPADLLQQWGLNGAIELTDLLTGKLISTADINGGVAAVLPASGGLILQF; encoded by the coding sequence ATGGCATCTACACCCGATCATAAGCTGATCATATACCAGTTACTGCCGCGCTTGTTCGGCAATACCAACACCAATAACAAATTCTACGGCAGCATTGAAGAGAACGGTTGCGGCAAGTTCAACGATATTACCTGTACCGCTTTAAAAGCCATCAAGGATATGGGTTTTACCCATATCTGGTACACCGGGGTGATCGAGCATGCTACCATGACCGACCATACGGCCTACGGCATCAAGCGCGATGATCCAGATGTGGTGAAAGGCCGTGCCGGTTCGCCATATGCCATTAAGGACTTTTATGATGTAGCGCCCGACCTGGCCGTGAGCATACCTGACCGTATGGCCGAATTTGAAGCGCTGATCGCCCGCACTCATCAGCAGGGCATGAAGGTGCTCATTGATCTGGTGCCCAACCACGTGGCGCGCACCTATGCCTCAGATGTGAAGCCCGACGGCGTACGCGATATCGGTGAGGATGATGATGTGACCAAAGCCTTTAGCCCTACCAACGATCTGTACTATATCCCCGGCCAGCGCTTTACCGTGCCACAAGGTTATGATCCCGGCGGACCGGAGTTCGTTGACCCGTTAAAAGATGGTCAGTTCGACGAGTATCCGGCCAAGGGAACAGGCGATGATGTTTTTACGCCAAGTCCATCGGTCAACAACTGGTTCGAAACGGTAAAGCTCAATTATGGTGTCGACTTTAATGGCGGCTACCATTGCCATTTCGACCCGGTGCCGCCTTTGTGGAATAAGATCCTGCATATCCTGAGCTATTGGGCGGACAAAGGCGTTGAGGGCTTCAGATGCGATATGGTGGAATACGTGCCTACTGAGTTTTGGGCATGGCTTATCCCGCAGATGAAGGAGCGCTACCCTGGTATCATCTTCATTGGCGAGGCCTATCGCACGGGTGAGTACCGTAATTACCTGTTCCATGGTCAATTTGACTATCTGTATGACAAGGTGGGCCTGTACGATGCCCTGAAGCGGCTGATCCGCGATGAGCATGGCGCCAGCACCTGGCAGATCAATGCTGTGTGGAACCACGATAGCCAGGGTATAGATGAGCGGATGCTGCGCTTTTTGGAGAACCATGATGAACAGCGCATCGCCTCGCCTTACTTCGCGGGTGACGCTTGGCTGGCCATACCGGCTATGATCGTGACGGCCACATTGAACACTGGACCGGTAATGATCTATTTTGGCCAGGAAGTGGGAGAACCCGCAGCCGGCGCCCAAGGTTTTAGCGGCGATGATGGACGCACCTCTATTTTTGACTACTGCCCTGTACCCGAACACCAGAAATGGTTGAACGATGGCCAATGCGACGGAGGCCGGCTATCGGAAGATCAGCAGCAGCTGCGTTCATTTTACCGTACGCTGCTGAACGTAACGACTAAGCATGAGGCCATTACCCATGGTAGCTTTTACGAGCTGATGATGGCCAACGAACGGGAGTGGGGCTTTGACGATAAGCTTTACCTGTACCTGCGATACACCGATCAGCAACGTTTATTGATCGCCGTGAACTTTAGCCGCCACGAGCGCAACTTCAATATCAGGATACCGGCCGATCTGCTTCAGCAATGGGGCTTGAACGGTGCCATCGAGCTCACCGATCTGCTGACCGGTAAGTTGATCAGCACTGCTGATATCAATGGTGGCGTGGCGGCGGTGCTACCAGCGTCGGGCGGGTTAATACTCCAATTTTGA
- the fabG gene encoding 3-oxoacyl-[acyl-carrier-protein] reductase, with amino-acid sequence MKLLEGKTALITGASKGIGRKIAEKFAEHGANVAFTYLSSVEKGQALEQELQAYGTQVKGYRSDASKFDEADKLINDIVADMGKLDIVVNNAGITKDGLLMRMTEDQWDEVIDVNLKSIFNITKAASRIMMKARQGVFINMSSVVGVKGNPGQSNYAASKAGIIGFTKSVAKELGSRNIRANVVAPGFIKTEMTEILDPKVVEGWTNDIPLKRAGETDDVANTCVFLASDMSAYITGQVLGVDGGM; translated from the coding sequence ATGAAACTGTTAGAAGGAAAGACCGCGCTTATCACCGGTGCATCGAAAGGGATTGGTCGTAAAATAGCCGAGAAATTTGCCGAGCACGGCGCTAATGTGGCTTTTACCTATTTGTCATCAGTAGAAAAAGGGCAGGCCCTTGAGCAGGAATTACAAGCTTACGGCACCCAGGTAAAAGGTTATCGTTCCGACGCTTCTAAGTTCGACGAGGCCGATAAGCTGATCAACGATATCGTAGCCGATATGGGCAAGCTCGACATCGTGGTGAACAACGCCGGTATCACCAAGGACGGCCTTCTGATGCGTATGACCGAAGACCAGTGGGACGAGGTGATCGACGTGAACCTGAAATCGATATTCAACATCACTAAGGCTGCTTCACGTATCATGATGAAAGCACGTCAGGGTGTGTTCATCAACATGAGCTCGGTAGTGGGTGTAAAAGGTAATCCGGGTCAATCGAACTACGCGGCTTCAAAGGCCGGTATCATCGGCTTCACCAAGTCAGTGGCCAAAGAGCTGGGTTCGCGTAATATCCGCGCCAACGTAGTGGCCCCGGGCTTTATCAAAACTGAAATGACCGAGATCCTCGACCCTAAAGTGGTTGAAGGCTGGACCAACGATATCCCGCTTAAACGTGCCGGCGAGACCGATGATGTGGCCAATACTTGCGTATTCCTGGCTTCAGATATGAGCGCTTACATCACCGGCCAGGTATTGGGCGTTGATGGTGGTATGTAA
- a CDS encoding hypervirulence associated TUDOR domain-containing protein: MKKGDTVHWEWGKSEAEGKIEAKHTSTVEKKTKGTTVKRKASKDEPAYEIKQDNGTKVIKSESELKKGGKK; this comes from the coding sequence ATGAAAAAAGGAGACACCGTACACTGGGAGTGGGGCAAATCGGAAGCCGAAGGAAAGATCGAGGCTAAGCACACCAGCACCGTAGAAAAAAAGACCAAAGGTACCACCGTAAAACGCAAGGCCAGCAAAGATGAGCCTGCTTACGAGATCAAACAAGACAACGGCACTAAAGTGATCAAATCAGAAAGCGAACTGAAAAAGGGCGGAAAGAAATAG